A genomic stretch from uncultured Cohaesibacter sp. includes:
- a CDS encoding ABC transporter ATP-binding protein — translation MIAATIRTLRDRLFSDQSNSRYLIYRLLSENFHIYYKRYALAFTLMAIVAATTALSAWIMKDIVNGIFVSKDFNQVWLISGAVIVIFVAKGLATYWQTTILAHIGNAIVADQQRKMYRHFLKQGADFFHDFPSSELITRISHNATAARSVMDVLITSIGRDALSLLGLVCVMVFQDPLLSLIALVVAPPAVIMISMLVRRVKRIAKEQFISMTQTTQTMQESALGFRIIRTFGLEGVMTAKMDDAIEGVEKRANKIATLTARTNPMTETLGGFAIALVILYSGWRTIIGGQSPGEFISFLTALLLAADPARRLSRLKVNMESGLVGVRLMFEILDRPTHLIERPGAGALNVTNGEIAFENVFFSYGKDEPVLRDLSLVIPGGKTTALVGPSGGGKSTIMGLVQRFNDVNEGRITVDGTDIRDCSIASLNQHIALVTQDTVLFSGSIRENIRFGRMTATDEEVEAAAKDAFAHDFILAQPHGYDTLIGENGATLSGGQKQRVAIARAMLKNAPIVLLDEATSALDSQSEAKVQVAFERLSENRTSLVIAHRLSTIRNADKICVIEDGKLIEEGSHDELLSKDGFYANLVNLQYRK, via the coding sequence ATGATAGCCGCAACCATCCGGACCCTTAGGGATCGTCTCTTCTCAGATCAAAGCAATTCCCGGTATCTCATTTACCGGCTCCTGTCTGAAAATTTCCATATCTATTACAAGCGCTATGCTCTTGCCTTCACTCTGATGGCGATCGTTGCCGCAACGACGGCGCTGAGCGCATGGATCATGAAGGATATTGTCAACGGCATCTTTGTCTCCAAGGATTTCAATCAGGTATGGCTGATTTCCGGTGCGGTGATCGTGATCTTCGTCGCCAAGGGGCTGGCAACTTATTGGCAGACGACTATTCTGGCCCATATCGGCAACGCCATCGTGGCAGATCAGCAGCGCAAGATGTATCGCCACTTCCTCAAACAAGGGGCAGACTTCTTTCATGATTTTCCTTCCAGCGAGCTGATCACCCGCATCTCCCATAATGCCACCGCAGCCCGTTCGGTGATGGATGTTCTCATCACCAGTATTGGCCGGGATGCCCTCTCTCTGTTGGGCCTTGTTTGCGTGATGGTGTTTCAGGATCCGCTGCTTTCTCTCATAGCTCTGGTTGTTGCTCCGCCCGCTGTCATCATGATTTCCATGCTCGTGCGCCGCGTAAAGCGGATTGCCAAGGAGCAGTTCATCTCGATGACCCAGACCACGCAGACCATGCAGGAAAGCGCCCTCGGCTTCCGCATCATCCGCACCTTCGGGCTTGAAGGTGTCATGACTGCGAAAATGGATGACGCAATCGAAGGGGTTGAGAAACGTGCCAACAAGATCGCGACGCTGACAGCGCGCACAAACCCGATGACGGAGACGCTTGGTGGCTTTGCCATTGCCTTGGTGATTCTCTATAGCGGCTGGCGCACCATCATTGGAGGTCAGAGCCCAGGAGAATTCATCTCCTTCCTCACGGCCCTGCTTCTCGCTGCCGATCCTGCGCGTCGTCTCAGTCGCCTCAAGGTGAATATGGAAAGCGGGCTTGTTGGTGTGCGCCTGATGTTCGAAATTCTTGATAGGCCGACCCACCTGATCGAGCGCCCAGGCGCAGGCGCCCTCAATGTCACCAACGGTGAGATTGCCTTTGAGAATGTATTCTTCTCCTATGGGAAAGATGAGCCAGTCTTGAGGGATCTTTCCCTTGTCATTCCGGGGGGCAAGACGACCGCTCTTGTGGGGCCCTCAGGCGGTGGCAAGTCTACGATCATGGGGCTTGTGCAGCGCTTCAATGACGTGAATGAAGGACGCATCACCGTCGACGGAACCGATATCCGCGACTGCTCCATTGCTTCTCTCAATCAGCATATCGCGCTGGTCACACAGGACACCGTTCTTTTCTCCGGGTCCATTCGCGAGAATATCCGGTTCGGGCGCATGACTGCGACAGATGAAGAGGTGGAAGCGGCCGCAAAGGATGCCTTTGCCCACGATTTCATTCTGGCCCAACCGCATGGTTACGACACTCTGATTGGCGAGAATGGTGCAACCCTGTCCGGCGGCCAGAAGCAGCGGGTTGCCATCGCGCGCGCGATGCTCAAGAATGCCCCCATCGTATTGCTGGATGAGGCAACATCGGCACTCGATAGCCAATCGGAGGCCAAGGTGCAGGTTGCCTTTGAGCGCCTGAGCGAAAATCGCACCTCTTTGGTGATTGCCCATCGCCTTTCGACCATTCGCAACGCGGACAAGATATGCGTTATCGAGGATGGAAAACTGATCGAGGAAGGCAGTCACGACGAGCTGCTGAGCAAAGACGGTTTCTACGCGAACCTCGTCAATCTGCAATATAGGAAATGA
- the urtD gene encoding urea ABC transporter ATP-binding protein UrtD, with protein MIETPTPVTSSLLYLDDVSVSFDGFKAINGLSLAIEPGEMRAIIGPNGAGKTTMMDIITGKTRPDTGDVLFEGTMDLTQHDETEIAQAGIGRKFQKPTVFENQTVRDNIELALAGNRSVWSSLFYRESDEDAARIEEILQTVRLQQRAHELASDLSHGQKQWLEIGMLLAQDPKLLLVDEPVAGMTDAETVETAKLLRQISKTHSVIVVEHDMGFIRDLDVKVTVLAEGSVLAEGSLDHVSAHPDVIESYLGR; from the coding sequence ATGATAGAAACACCCACCCCGGTCACCTCGTCGCTGCTCTATCTTGATGACGTGTCGGTTTCCTTTGATGGCTTCAAGGCGATCAACGGCCTGTCCCTTGCCATCGAGCCGGGCGAAATGCGGGCCATTATCGGCCCCAATGGCGCAGGCAAAACCACCATGATGGACATCATCACCGGCAAGACCCGCCCGGACACCGGCGACGTGCTGTTTGAAGGCACGATGGACCTGACACAGCATGACGAAACGGAAATCGCACAAGCGGGCATTGGACGGAAATTCCAGAAGCCGACCGTGTTTGAGAACCAGACCGTGCGCGACAATATCGAACTGGCACTGGCGGGCAACCGCAGCGTCTGGTCTTCTCTCTTCTATCGGGAAAGCGATGAAGACGCTGCCCGCATCGAAGAGATTCTGCAAACAGTGCGCCTGCAGCAACGCGCCCACGAATTGGCCTCGGACCTTTCCCACGGACAAAAGCAATGGCTGGAAATCGGCATGCTGCTGGCTCAGGACCCAAAGCTCTTGCTGGTGGATGAGCCAGTTGCAGGCATGACGGACGCCGAGACGGTGGAAACCGCCAAGCTTCTGCGCCAGATTTCCAAAACCCATTCAGTCATTGTCGTTGAGCATGATATGGGCTTCATCCGCGATCTCGACGTGAAGGTCACCGTTCTGGCAGAAGGGTCGGTTCTGGCAGAAGGGTCGCTTGATCATGTCAGCGCCCATCCGGACGTCATTGAAAGTTATCTGGGGCGATAA
- the urtB gene encoding urea ABC transporter permease subunit UrtB, which translates to MTVLRALLVCLVTLLTSYSTMPQAMADDLKDAINALAEGSLKDREIKVDALLQTGDDKVVPVLTYLAEGDLYFRKSDKKVFLADKAGRTYRLTDPISGDVIPDISKRDIKKVRVNNSLRRQIRDGLSLFALNSQDPAKRLQAAETIYKAQDASALPAIEARLEKEQDEQVIAFLQEARAGLTLTSDAPEEAKLSAIAILREKGGRQALSILTETAKTSDGAVKEAASRAVVAIERMLAIWNGIQNVWYGLSLGSVLLLASIGLAITFGVMGVINMAHGEMVMIGAYTTFTVQQAIQTTMPGLLDYSLLFAIPAAFLVAGAIGFVLERGIIRFLYGRPLETLLATWGVSLILQQAVRTIFGPTNQEVSNPSWMSGAIDLAGLSLTWNRIWIFFFALAMFGLLFALLKRTPMGLQMRAVTQNRNMASSLGVKTPWVDAFTFALGSGIAGIAGVALSQIGNVSPNLGQSYIIDSFMVVVFGGVGNLWGTLIGALTLGVANKFLEPFAGAVLGKILVLVFIILFIQKRPRGLFALKGRAVE; encoded by the coding sequence ATGACAGTCCTGCGCGCCCTGCTTGTTTGTCTTGTCACGCTCCTGACCTCTTATTCCACCATGCCCCAGGCCATGGCCGATGATCTCAAAGATGCGATCAATGCACTGGCTGAGGGAAGCCTCAAGGATAGAGAAATCAAGGTAGACGCCCTGTTGCAGACCGGAGACGACAAAGTCGTTCCGGTTCTGACTTATCTGGCAGAAGGGGACCTCTATTTTCGCAAATCCGATAAAAAGGTGTTTCTGGCCGACAAGGCAGGCCGGACCTATCGCCTGACGGATCCGATCAGCGGCGATGTGATCCCTGACATTTCCAAAAGAGACATCAAGAAAGTGCGTGTCAACAACAGCTTACGGCGTCAGATACGGGACGGGCTGAGCCTTTTTGCTCTCAATAGCCAAGATCCGGCCAAGCGCCTTCAAGCGGCAGAGACCATCTACAAGGCGCAAGATGCCAGCGCCCTCCCCGCCATCGAGGCCCGCCTTGAAAAGGAGCAGGACGAGCAAGTCATCGCCTTTCTGCAAGAAGCACGCGCTGGCTTGACGCTGACCTCGGACGCACCAGAAGAGGCCAAGCTTTCGGCCATTGCCATTCTGCGAGAGAAAGGCGGGCGGCAAGCGCTTTCCATCCTTACCGAAACGGCAAAAACAAGCGATGGAGCCGTCAAGGAGGCTGCATCTCGCGCCGTTGTTGCCATCGAGCGAATGCTGGCCATCTGGAATGGCATACAGAATGTCTGGTATGGCCTCTCCCTTGGTTCGGTTCTGCTGTTGGCATCCATCGGTCTTGCCATCACCTTCGGCGTGATGGGCGTCATCAATATGGCCCATGGGGAAATGGTCATGATCGGCGCCTATACAACATTTACCGTGCAGCAGGCGATCCAGACGACGATGCCCGGCCTGCTTGACTATTCGCTTCTGTTTGCCATTCCCGCCGCTTTTCTTGTTGCCGGAGCCATCGGCTTTGTGCTTGAGCGGGGGATCATCCGCTTTCTCTATGGGCGTCCACTGGAAACCCTGCTGGCAACATGGGGTGTATCGCTCATTTTGCAGCAGGCCGTGCGCACAATTTTCGGCCCCACCAACCAAGAGGTGAGCAACCCGAGCTGGATGTCCGGCGCCATTGACCTTGCAGGCCTGTCGCTGACATGGAACCGGATATGGATCTTCTTCTTTGCGCTGGCCATGTTCGGGCTGCTCTTTGCACTGCTCAAACGCACGCCAATGGGCTTGCAAATGCGGGCCGTCACTCAAAATCGGAACATGGCCTCCTCCCTTGGGGTCAAAACCCCTTGGGTGGATGCCTTCACCTTTGCGCTCGGGTCTGGCATCGCCGGCATCGCCGGGGTCGCGCTCAGTCAGATCGGCAATGTTTCGCCCAATCTTGGACAGAGCTATATCATCGACAGTTTCATGGTCGTGGTGTTTGGCGGGGTCGGCAACCTTTGGGGCACGCTTATCGGGGCCCTGACGCTCGGGGTCGCCAACAAATTCCTTGAGCCCTTTGCCGGAGCGGTTCTGGGCAAGATCCTGGTCCTGGTCTTCATCATTCTCTTCATTCAGAAAAGACCACGCGGTCTGTTCGCTCTTAAGGGAAGGGCCGTGGAATAA
- the chvE gene encoding multiple monosaccharide ABC transporter substrate-binding protein, whose product MALALGLSFSSSLTQAASKGSVGIAMPTKSLARWVDDGDNMVKQFEAAGYDAELQYASDDVATQLRQIETMILKGVDVLVIASIDGTALSSALDLAAESGIKVISYDRLIRESPNVDYYATFDNFQVGVIQAESLLKGLDIENAKGPLNIEVFGGSPDDNNAYFFYNGAMSVLKPYLDSGKLVVVSGQMGMDKVGTLFWDGATAQARMDNLLSAFYTDKKIDGVLSPNDSLAIGVISSLKGVGYGTKDMPMPIITGQDAEVANIKAMLKGEQYSTVFKDTRALAGVTVGMVDAILNGGEPEINDTKTYDNGEKIVPSYLLKPVAVTKDNWKEILIDSGYYSEDQFKE is encoded by the coding sequence ATGGCTTTGGCGCTCGGACTTTCTTTTTCTTCTTCATTGACACAGGCTGCAAGCAAGGGATCCGTCGGGATCGCCATGCCGACCAAGTCGCTCGCTCGTTGGGTTGATGATGGCGACAACATGGTCAAACAGTTTGAAGCTGCTGGCTATGACGCTGAACTGCAATATGCGAGCGATGACGTCGCCACGCAGCTGCGTCAGATCGAAACCATGATCCTCAAGGGCGTGGATGTGCTGGTTATTGCCTCGATTGACGGCACCGCCCTTTCAAGCGCTCTGGATCTGGCTGCGGAATCCGGAATCAAGGTTATCTCTTACGACCGCTTGATTCGTGAGTCCCCCAATGTTGACTATTACGCTACCTTCGATAACTTCCAGGTTGGCGTCATTCAGGCTGAATCCCTGCTGAAGGGGCTCGATATCGAGAATGCAAAAGGCCCTCTGAATATTGAAGTATTCGGCGGCTCCCCTGATGATAACAACGCATATTTCTTCTACAATGGCGCAATGTCTGTTCTGAAGCCATATCTGGATAGCGGCAAACTCGTTGTGGTTTCCGGTCAGATGGGCATGGACAAGGTTGGCACGCTGTTCTGGGATGGTGCAACCGCTCAGGCCCGCATGGATAACCTGCTTTCCGCCTTCTACACCGACAAGAAGATCGATGGTGTTCTGTCTCCAAACGACAGCCTTGCAATCGGCGTTATTTCCTCGCTGAAGGGCGTTGGCTATGGCACCAAAGACATGCCGATGCCGATCATCACCGGTCAGGATGCCGAAGTTGCCAACATCAAGGCAATGCTGAAAGGCGAACAATATTCAACCGTCTTCAAGGATACCCGCGCTTTGGCCGGTGTTACCGTTGGCATGGTTGACGCGATCCTGAATGGTGGCGAGCCTGAAATCAACGATACGAAAACCTACGACAATGGCGAAAAGATTGTTCCATCCTATCTTCTCAAGCCTGTTGCAGTGACCAAAGACAACTGGAAAGAAATCCTGATCGACAGCGGATATTATTCCGAAGATCAGTTCAAGGAGTAG
- the urtE gene encoding urea ABC transporter ATP-binding subunit UrtE, whose product MSEAMEQTSPDANNPIALSIEGIDLHYGAAQALRNISMDVETGKITCVLGRNGVGKTSMLRAIVGQHPVSKGKIILGGADVTKAPPYARAGRGIAYVPQGREIFPQLTVRENLEVGFARLSRKQRFVEEEIFELFPILRDMLSRRGGDLSGGQQQQLAIGRALVTRPDILVLDEPTEGIQPSIIKDIGRAITYLKEEKGIAILLVEQYLDFCRELADVVHIMDRGEIVHSGLAEDLDKEHVRNHLTV is encoded by the coding sequence ATGAGTGAAGCAATGGAACAGACATCCCCGGATGCCAACAATCCGATCGCCCTGTCGATTGAGGGAATTGATCTGCATTACGGCGCCGCGCAGGCGCTTCGCAACATCTCCATGGATGTAGAGACTGGCAAAATCACCTGTGTGTTGGGGCGCAACGGGGTTGGAAAAACCTCCATGTTGCGCGCCATTGTCGGTCAACATCCGGTGAGCAAGGGCAAAATCATTCTGGGTGGTGCTGATGTTACCAAGGCACCGCCCTATGCCCGCGCAGGCCGGGGCATCGCCTATGTGCCTCAGGGGCGAGAAATCTTTCCGCAACTGACGGTGCGGGAGAATCTCGAGGTCGGCTTTGCCCGCCTGTCGCGCAAGCAAAGGTTTGTCGAAGAAGAGATTTTTGAACTTTTCCCCATTCTCAGGGACATGCTGTCGCGCAGGGGTGGCGATCTTTCGGGCGGCCAACAGCAACAACTGGCCATTGGCCGGGCATTGGTCACCCGCCCGGACATTCTCGTTCTGGATGAGCCGACAGAAGGCATCCAGCCCTCGATCATCAAGGATATCGGTCGCGCCATCACCTACCTCAAAGAGGAAAAGGGAATCGCAATTCTATTGGTCGAACAATATCTTGATTTCTGCCGCGAGCTGGCGGATGTTGTTCATATCATGGACCGTGGCGAGATTGTGCATTCAGGTCTTGCTGAAGATTTGGACAAGGAACATGTACGCAACCATCTCACCGTCTGA
- the urtA gene encoding urea ABC transporter substrate-binding protein yields MSSRISHFAAALALTTSLISASAALAEETIKVGVLHSLSGTMAISETTLKDAMLMLIEEQNEKGGLLGKKLEPVVVDPASDWPLFAEKARELIDVNDVSAVFGCWTSVSRKSVLPVFEELNSILFYPVQYEGEESQRNVFYTGAAPNQQAIPAVDYLMKQEGVERWVLAGTDYVYPRTTNKILEAYLKAKGVAAEDIMINYTPFGHSDWQTIVSDIKAFGEAGKKTAVVSTVNGDANVPFYKELANQGIKAEDIPVVAFSVGEEELAGLDTKPLVGHLAAWNYFQSVDSDANYEFIDAWHAFTKDENRVTNDPMEAHYIGFNMWVKAVEKAGTTDPDAVIDALVGVSVPNLSGGYSAMMPNHHITKPVLIGEIQDDGQFDIVYETPGLVPGDAWSDYLPDSAKLISDWRAPLSCGNFNTETNECGGKGAE; encoded by the coding sequence GTGTCTTCCAGAATTTCACATTTTGCTGCTGCCCTTGCTCTGACCACATCCCTGATCTCTGCTTCTGCAGCCCTCGCAGAAGAGACCATCAAGGTTGGTGTCCTGCATTCTCTTTCCGGCACCATGGCCATTTCCGAAACCACTCTTAAAGATGCCATGCTGATGCTCATCGAAGAGCAGAACGAAAAAGGCGGCCTGTTGGGAAAAAAACTTGAACCGGTTGTTGTCGATCCGGCCTCCGACTGGCCTCTTTTTGCGGAAAAGGCCCGAGAGCTGATCGATGTCAACGATGTGTCCGCTGTTTTCGGCTGCTGGACCTCGGTTTCCCGAAAATCCGTCCTGCCTGTTTTCGAAGAACTGAACTCGATCCTGTTCTATCCGGTCCAGTATGAAGGCGAAGAATCCCAACGCAATGTGTTTTATACCGGCGCAGCGCCGAACCAGCAGGCCATTCCTGCGGTCGATTACCTGATGAAACAGGAAGGGGTCGAGCGCTGGGTTCTGGCTGGCACCGATTATGTCTATCCGCGCACCACCAACAAGATCCTTGAAGCCTACCTCAAGGCAAAGGGTGTCGCGGCCGAAGACATCATGATCAATTATACGCCATTTGGTCATTCCGACTGGCAGACCATCGTTTCTGACATCAAGGCCTTTGGCGAAGCAGGCAAGAAGACGGCTGTTGTGTCCACCGTCAATGGGGATGCCAATGTACCATTCTATAAGGAACTCGCCAACCAGGGCATCAAGGCCGAAGACATTCCTGTGGTTGCCTTCTCGGTAGGTGAGGAAGAACTCGCTGGCCTCGACACCAAGCCACTCGTTGGCCATCTGGCTGCCTGGAACTATTTCCAGTCTGTCGATTCCGATGCCAACTACGAATTCATCGACGCCTGGCACGCATTCACCAAAGATGAAAACCGCGTCACCAATGACCCGATGGAAGCCCACTATATCGGCTTCAACATGTGGGTCAAAGCAGTGGAGAAAGCTGGCACCACCGATCCGGATGCTGTCATTGACGCTCTGGTCGGCGTGTCCGTTCCGAACCTTTCGGGCGGTTACAGCGCCATGATGCCGAACCATCACATCACCAAGCCGGTTCTTATCGGCGAGATTCAGGACGATGGGCAGTTTGACATCGTTTACGAAACACCGGGTCTTGTGCCGGGCGACGCATGGTCTGACTATTTGCCCGATTCAGCCAAGCTGATCTCCGATTGGCGCGCGCCTCTCTCTTGCGGCAACTTCAACACCGAGACCAATGAATGCGGCGGCAAAGGCGCTGAATAA
- a CDS encoding transglycosylase domain-containing protein, whose translation MTSQRSSSHMGSLSDIRLSDEDRNHPGASPKRTARRKKRPDGKSGQRPAKAQVGRGGGQGGSGGGSGGGRRPPNGGRKPSGRKPSGNRPTRRPSLLSKLLRFGRRVAYWLVIAGIWGSIVAGGIILYYGAKLPQSTDWKIPDRPPNVQIVSLDGGLIANRGKTGGQKVSISMMPPYLVDAVVAIEDHRFFHHFGFDPIGFTRAMVTNLIRGRVSQGGSTLTQQLAKNLFLEHKRTIERKVQELILAIWLETKYSKQEILEMYLNRVYLGSGAIGVDAAARTYYNKPASMLTLSEAATIAGLLKAPSRLAPNKHPKAARARAKLVLAAMEREGFITPQERKLALTQSVDTVARHRSSSLNYIGDWVMEQLPDLIGDVTEDVIVETTIDLRMQTLAENAIVNALDKKGKKYGVEQGALVSATPQGAVRALVGGKSYRESQFNRAVDAKRQPGSAFKPFVYLTSLELGNRPDSMRVDGPVSYNGWTPQNYSKKYMGQISLRRALALSINTIAAQLTFEVGPAQVVETAHKMGIQSKLANNLSIALGTSEVTPLELVGAYIPFANGGARATPYVIQRVVTKEGKVLYINPNIPGPRVIKPEILSMMNQMMQETLITGTGKKAMLSGRPAGGKTGTSQSYRDAWFVGYTANLVTGVWFGNDDGSPTKRASGGNLPAETWKKYMVGAHNGMTVAGLPGVSMEQIAETRRKAGGEKKPWINPDLLPEGQSTMPLPKERKGLLERLFGN comes from the coding sequence ATGACGTCGCAACGCAGTTCTTCCCATATGGGCTCCCTGAGTGACATTCGCCTGAGCGATGAAGATAGAAACCACCCCGGAGCCTCTCCAAAACGAACCGCAAGACGAAAAAAGCGTCCTGATGGCAAATCCGGCCAGCGCCCCGCCAAGGCGCAGGTAGGCAGAGGCGGTGGCCAGGGCGGCTCAGGAGGTGGATCTGGCGGTGGGCGCCGTCCTCCAAACGGCGGCAGGAAACCTTCGGGCAGAAAGCCCTCGGGCAATCGGCCGACACGACGCCCTTCCCTGCTGAGCAAATTGCTTCGATTTGGTCGGCGGGTGGCCTATTGGCTTGTGATTGCCGGCATCTGGGGCTCGATTGTCGCTGGCGGCATCATTCTCTATTATGGCGCCAAGCTGCCGCAATCCACCGACTGGAAGATTCCGGACCGTCCGCCCAATGTGCAGATCGTCTCACTGGATGGCGGGCTGATTGCCAACCGGGGCAAGACCGGGGGGCAAAAGGTGAGCATTTCCATGATGCCGCCTTATCTGGTTGATGCCGTGGTGGCCATTGAGGATCACCGCTTTTTCCATCATTTCGGCTTTGACCCGATTGGTTTCACGCGCGCGATGGTGACAAACCTCATTCGCGGGCGCGTTTCCCAAGGGGGCTCGACGCTGACGCAGCAGTTGGCCAAGAACCTGTTCCTTGAGCATAAGCGAACCATCGAGCGAAAGGTTCAGGAACTCATTCTGGCCATCTGGTTGGAAACCAAATATTCCAAGCAAGAGATACTGGAAATGTATCTCAACCGGGTCTATCTCGGCTCAGGCGCCATTGGCGTGGATGCGGCCGCACGAACCTACTATAACAAGCCAGCCTCCATGCTGACCCTTTCTGAGGCGGCCACCATTGCAGGCCTGCTCAAAGCCCCTTCCCGCCTTGCACCCAACAAGCATCCCAAAGCGGCAAGGGCACGCGCCAAGCTGGTTTTGGCAGCCATGGAGAGAGAAGGCTTCATCACGCCGCAAGAGCGCAAATTGGCCCTGACCCAGAGCGTTGATACAGTTGCCCGCCACCGCTCCAGCTCACTCAATTACATTGGTGACTGGGTGATGGAACAGTTGCCCGATCTAATCGGAGACGTGACTGAAGATGTGATTGTCGAAACAACCATCGACTTGCGTATGCAAACGCTGGCCGAAAATGCCATAGTCAATGCCCTTGATAAGAAGGGCAAGAAATATGGTGTGGAACAGGGCGCCCTTGTCAGCGCCACACCGCAAGGGGCCGTGCGGGCGCTGGTTGGCGGCAAGTCCTATCGTGAGAGCCAGTTCAACCGCGCCGTTGATGCCAAGCGGCAACCGGGCAGTGCCTTCAAGCCCTTTGTCTATCTGACATCTCTGGAACTGGGCAACCGGCCTGACAGCATGCGCGTGGATGGTCCGGTTTCCTATAATGGATGGACGCCGCAAAACTATTCCAAGAAATATATGGGCCAGATTTCCCTACGCCGAGCATTAGCGCTTTCCATCAACACCATTGCCGCACAGCTAACCTTTGAGGTTGGGCCAGCGCAAGTGGTGGAAACGGCTCACAAGATGGGCATTCAATCCAAACTGGCGAATAATCTGTCCATTGCGCTTGGCACAAGCGAAGTCACACCGCTGGAACTGGTCGGGGCTTATATTCCCTTTGCCAATGGCGGGGCACGTGCCACGCCTTATGTCATCCAGCGCGTCGTTACCAAAGAAGGCAAGGTGCTTTATATCAACCCCAATATTCCGGGCCCAAGGGTGATCAAGCCGGAGATTCTCTCCATGATGAACCAGATGATGCAGGAAACCCTGATTACCGGCACGGGCAAGAAAGCCATGCTTTCAGGTCGCCCTGCTGGCGGGAAGACCGGCACCAGCCAGAGCTACCGTGACGCCTGGTTTGTCGGATATACCGCCAATCTTGTTACCGGCGTGTGGTTTGGCAATGACGATGGCTCTCCGACCAAGCGTGCGTCGGGTGGGAACCTGCCTGCCGAAACATGGAAAAAATACATGGTTGGAGCGCATAATGGCATGACGGTCGCAGGTCTGCCAGGGGTCAGCATGGAGCAGATCGCCGAAACCCGCCGCAAGGCCGGGGGCGAAAAGAAACCATGGATAAATCCCGACCTCCTGCCAGAGGGCCAGAGCACTATGCCTCTGCCCAAGGAGCGCAAAGGATTGCTGGAACGCCTGTTCGGCAACTAG
- a CDS encoding SprT family zinc-dependent metalloprotease — translation MRKLLSTGRRARLPETVYLHHEGRKIEVRLKLNARAKRLILRLDSKTGEPVATCPPGLGESKILHFLQKNVNWLVEKQQARAPNIPFEHGAVIPVRGLSHTLEHNDVARGTVRLLELEEGRILLVSGNESHMARRVTDWLKKQARKDLEEAVARHAAALDVKPSSIRIKDTTSRWGSCSANRTLSFSWRVIMAPSFVLNYLAAHEVAHLREMNHSDRFWRHVEAICPNYLDGQAWLRNHGRRLHSYGVEADD, via the coding sequence TTGAGAAAACTGCTTTCGACCGGACGCCGCGCGCGCTTGCCTGAAACGGTCTATTTGCATCATGAAGGTCGCAAGATAGAGGTGCGTCTGAAGCTCAATGCCCGCGCCAAGCGCCTGATACTGCGTCTTGACAGCAAGACAGGTGAGCCAGTGGCGACCTGTCCACCCGGCCTTGGCGAAAGCAAGATCCTTCATTTCCTGCAGAAAAACGTCAATTGGCTGGTTGAAAAGCAGCAGGCCCGTGCGCCCAATATTCCCTTTGAACATGGCGCGGTCATTCCGGTGCGCGGCCTATCCCATACCCTTGAGCATAATGATGTCGCGCGCGGCACTGTGCGCCTTCTGGAGTTGGAGGAAGGCCGTATTCTTCTGGTCTCTGGCAATGAGTCCCATATGGCCCGCCGCGTGACGGACTGGCTGAAGAAACAGGCGCGCAAGGATCTTGAAGAAGCCGTTGCGCGTCATGCGGCCGCTCTGGATGTCAAGCCGTCATCCATCCGCATCAAGGATACCACCAGCCGCTGGGGGTCGTGCAGTGCCAACCGCACCCTGTCCTTTTCATGGCGTGTCATCATGGCGCCATCCTTCGTGCTGAACTATCTGGCAGCCCATGAAGTGGCCCATCTGCGCGAGATGAATCACTCAGATCGCTTCTGGCGCCATGTCGAGGCCATCTGCCCCAATTATCTGGATGGACAGGCATGGCTGCGCAACCATGGTCGCAGGCTGCATTCCTATGGGGTTGAGGCAGACGACTGA